The following DNA comes from Amycolatopsis albispora.
GGAGCCACCACGCGCCCAGGTCCGGTACAGCTCGACCAGTTCCGGCGACGGGCGGTTGCGGCGGTCGCCGAGCTGCTCGCTCAGCGCCGACTTGGCGATCCGGTGCGGCAGCTTCGCCCCGCACCGCAGTTCCAACGGCTCCGCCAGCAGTTGCACCGCACCCATGCGCGCCATTTAACGGGACAGTAGATACCGCCAGTATCTGAAGGTGATCCCGGTCACTGTTAGGGTCCGGCGGCATGACGGCGATAGTGCAGAACGTGGTGACCTCCGGCGTCTTCCAGCTCGACGGCGGCAGCTGGGACGTGGACAACAACGTCTGGCTGGTCGGCGACGACCAGGAGGTGCTGGTCATCGACGCCGCGCACGACGCGACCCTGATCGAAGAGGCGATCGGCGACCGCGAACTGGTCGCCATCGTGTGCACGCACGCGCACAACGACCACGTCAACGCGGCCCCCGAGCTGGCCAGCCGCACCGGCGCGCCGATCCTGCTGCACCCCGAGGACCGCGTGCTGTGGGACCTCACCCACCCCGGCCGCGAACCGGACAGCGAGCTGGCCGACGGGCAGGAGCTGACCGTCGCCGGGACCACGCTCAAGGTGATCCACACCCCGGGCCACGCGCCCGGCGCGGTCTGCCTGTACGCGGCCGACCTGGGCACGGTGTTCACCGGCGACACCCTCTTCAACGGCGGGCCTGGCGCCACCGGACGGTCCTATTCGGACTACCCGACCATCAAGAAGTCCATCCAGGACAAGCTTTTCGCGCTGCCGCCGGACACCCGCGTGAACACCGGCCACGGCGAGGGCACCACGATCGGCGCGGAGAAGGCCGCTTCACCCGGCTGGGACTGACACCCCGAACGGATTGTCGATCTCCGGCCGGTGGACCACGCGCGTGCTGCGCCAGCTGATGTCCGGCCCGCGTTCCTTGATCGCCCTGTAACCTGGGGCATCGTGCGTTTTCTCGATGGCCACCGGCCTGCCCACGACCTGACCTACGACGACGTCTTCCTCGTCCCGAACCGCTCCGACGTGGAATCCCGGTTCGACGTCGACCTCTCCACCGTGGACGGCACCGGCGCCACCCTCCCGGTGGTGGTGGCGAACATGACCGCCGTCGCGGGCCGCCGCATGGCGGAGACCGTGGCCCGCCGCGGTGGGCTGGTGGTGCTGCCGCAGGACGTGGACCCGGCCGCCGTGGCCGACATCACCGCCTGGGTGAAGAGCAGGCACGTGGTCTGGGACACCCCGCTCGTGCTGACCGGCGGCGACGCCGTGGCCGACGCCCTGAACCTGGTCGGCAAGCGCGCCCACGGCGCGGTGGTGGTGGTCGACGACGACGGCCGCCCGGCCGGCATCGTCACCGAGGCCGCCTGCCAGGGCGTCGACCGGTTCGCGCGGCTCGCCGAGATCGTCGAGCCCGCCGCGGTCACCGTGCCGCTGGACACCGCACCGCGTGAGGTCTTCGAGCGGCTGCACGAGCACGGCGACCCGCTCGCGCTGGGCGTCGACGAGAACGGGCGGCTCGCCGGGGTGCTCACCCAGGTCGCCGCGCTGCGGGCGGAGATCTACACGCCCGCGCTGGACGCCGCGGGCAGGCTGCGCGTGGCCGCCGCGATCGGCGTCAACGGCGACGTGGCCGCCAAGGCGGAGGCCGTGCTCGGCGGGGGCGTGGACGTGCTGGTGGTCGACACCGCGCACGGGCACCAGGAGAAGATGATCGCCGCGTTGAAGGCGGTCCGGTCGGTGTCGCCGGCGGTGCCGGTGGTGGCGGGCAACGTGGTCACCGCCGAGGGCACGCGCGACCTGATCGCCGCCGGTGCCGACGTGGTCAAGGTCGGCGTCGGCCCCGGTGCGATGTGCACCACGCGGATGGCCACCGGCGTCGGGCGCCCGCAGTTCTCCGCGGTCGCCGAATGCGCGGCAGCGGCCCGTGAGCTGGGCAAGCACGTGTGGGCCGACGGTGGCGTGCGGCACCCGCGCGACATCGCGCTCGCGCTGGCGGCCGGCGCTTCGGCGGCGATGGTCGGCTCGTGGTTCGCCGGCACCCACGAATCCCCCGGCGACCTGCGCTACGACGAGCAGGGGCGGCCGTACAAGGAGTCGTTCGGCATGGCGTCGAAGCGCGCCGTCGGCGCACGGACGCGCACGGACAACGTGTACGAACGCGCCAAGAAGGGCCTGTTCGAGGAGGGCATCTCGTCCTCGCGCATGGCGCTGGACCCGGCGCGGCCCGGCGTCGAGGACCTGCTGGACTCGATCGGCTCGGGCGTGCGCTCGGCGTGCACCTACGCGGGCGC
Coding sequences within:
- a CDS encoding MBL fold metallo-hydrolase, whose amino-acid sequence is MTAIVQNVVTSGVFQLDGGSWDVDNNVWLVGDDQEVLVIDAAHDATLIEEAIGDRELVAIVCTHAHNDHVNAAPELASRTGAPILLHPEDRVLWDLTHPGREPDSELADGQELTVAGTTLKVIHTPGHAPGAVCLYAADLGTVFTGDTLFNGGPGATGRSYSDYPTIKKSIQDKLFALPPDTRVNTGHGEGTTIGAEKAASPGWD
- a CDS encoding GuaB1 family IMP dehydrogenase-related protein, which translates into the protein MRFLDGHRPAHDLTYDDVFLVPNRSDVESRFDVDLSTVDGTGATLPVVVANMTAVAGRRMAETVARRGGLVVLPQDVDPAAVADITAWVKSRHVVWDTPLVLTGGDAVADALNLVGKRAHGAVVVVDDDGRPAGIVTEAACQGVDRFARLAEIVEPAAVTVPLDTAPREVFERLHEHGDPLALGVDENGRLAGVLTQVAALRAEIYTPALDAAGRLRVAAAIGVNGDVAAKAEAVLGGGVDVLVVDTAHGHQEKMIAALKAVRSVSPAVPVVAGNVVTAEGTRDLIAAGADVVKVGVGPGAMCTTRMATGVGRPQFSAVAECAAAARELGKHVWADGGVRHPRDIALALAAGASAAMVGSWFAGTHESPGDLRYDEQGRPYKESFGMASKRAVGARTRTDNVYERAKKGLFEEGISSSRMALDPARPGVEDLLDSIGSGVRSACTYAGARTLEELHERAVLGVQSAAGFAEGRPLPAGW